Proteins from one Deltaproteobacteria bacterium genomic window:
- a CDS encoding IS1 family transposase, producing the protein MNRLDVKKQAQIIAALVEGNSIRATCRMTGAAKGTVLKLLADIGRACSEYQDKVLMDLECKRIQCDEIWSFCYAKEKNVPDEKKGVLGYGDVYTWTAICADSKLVLSWYVGKRDAVSAHVFIDDLAKRLKNRVQLTTDGHRAYLSAVEAAFGSEIDYSQLVKLYGNEREREAKYSPAVCTGAVKERVQGNPDPNHVSTSYVERQNLTMRMSMRRFTRLTNAFSKKIENLEYAVALHFMYYNFCRIHQSLRVTPAMAAGVTGKLWEIEDILDLLK; encoded by the coding sequence ATGAACAGATTAGATGTTAAAAAACAAGCTCAGATAATAGCAGCTCTTGTAGAGGGTAACTCTATCAGGGCCACTTGCCGTATGACAGGAGCGGCAAAGGGAACAGTCTTAAAGCTCCTTGCGGATATCGGCAGGGCTTGTTCAGAGTATCAGGATAAGGTCTTGATGGATTTGGAGTGCAAAAGGATTCAGTGTGATGAAATCTGGTCTTTTTGCTATGCCAAAGAAAAGAATGTGCCGGACGAAAAGAAAGGCGTATTGGGCTATGGCGATGTTTACACCTGGACTGCTATATGCGCTGATTCCAAGCTCGTCCTTTCATGGTATGTCGGAAAGCGCGATGCGGTATCAGCCCATGTATTTATAGACGACCTGGCTAAACGCCTAAAGAACAGGGTGCAGCTTACAACAGACGGGCATAGGGCCTATCTAAGCGCGGTAGAGGCGGCCTTTGGCTCTGAGATTGATTACAGCCAATTAGTTAAGCTGTACGGTAATGAAAGGGAGCGAGAGGCAAAATACAGTCCGGCAGTTTGTACGGGAGCCGTTAAGGAGCGCGTACAGGGCAACCCAGACCCTAACCATGTCTCTACAAGCTATGTAGAACGCCAAAACTTAACCATGCGTATGAGCATGAGGCGTTTCACAAGGCTAACAAATGCCTTTTCCAAAAAGATTGAGAATTTAGAGTACGCCGTAGCCCTTCATTTCATGTACTACAATTTCTGCCGTATCCATCAGAGCTTGAGGGTAACTCCGGCAATGGCGGCTGGCGTGACTGGTAAACTTTGGGAGATAGAGGATATATTGGACTTATTAAAATAA
- a CDS encoding SocA family protein, whose protein sequence is MDTDKKLKELILYIADKCKEDHSFGATKLNKILFLADMNAYAFRGTPITGAKYMHKPNGPVAKRMLPACEALRKEKRAEIKQENYLGFIKKKVVPLKGANVSMFTEEELSIVNMAIEETRSYSATQLSQWTHTLNPWLLSSDGEEIPYSSVFVLLRLPIEEDGISWAKKEIRRLGLSANAA, encoded by the coding sequence ATGGATACGGACAAAAAACTCAAAGAATTAATATTGTACATTGCAGATAAATGCAAAGAGGATCACTCGTTTGGCGCAACCAAGCTGAACAAGATACTTTTCTTGGCTGACATGAACGCGTATGCTTTTAGGGGCACTCCCATTACTGGTGCGAAATATATGCACAAGCCTAACGGGCCTGTTGCAAAAAGAATGTTGCCCGCCTGCGAAGCATTGCGTAAGGAAAAGCGTGCTGAGATAAAACAAGAAAATTATTTAGGTTTTATCAAGAAAAAAGTTGTGCCTCTTAAGGGTGCCAATGTATCAATGTTTACAGAGGAAGAACTTTCAATTGTTAATATGGCAATTGAAGAAACTAGGTCATATAGCGCAACCCAACTTTCTCAGTGGACGCATACTCTTAACCCTTGGCTTTTGTCCTCAGATGGTGAAGAAATTCCATATAGCTCCGTTTTTGTGCTTTTGCGCTTGCCTATAGAGGAAGATGGGATAAGCTGGGCAAAAAAGGAGATAAGAAGACTGGGTTTGTCTGCAAATGCCGCCTAA
- the galU gene encoding UTP--glucose-1-phosphate uridylyltransferase GalU: MKLKKAVFPAAGFGTRFLPATKAIPKEMLPLVDKPLIQYGVEEAKASGLSEIVIVTGMGKTAIEDHFDTSFELEKLLQERGKNELLRMIENVSGLVHFAYTRQKKPLGLGHAISITVNLINNEPFAVFLGDDIIDSKVPVMKQMIEVNRKFGTSVLAVQKVPKNQAHMYGVIKGQKVAPGIYKVLDLVEKPKANPPSNLAIIGRYILTPGIFPALDETKPGKGGEIQLTDALKILLRSQDIYALEFEGTRYDAGDKLGFLKANISLALKRPELKGDLRKFLKGLGL, from the coding sequence ATGAAGCTTAAGAAAGCGGTTTTCCCTGCTGCCGGCTTCGGCACCAGGTTCCTTCCGGCCACAAAGGCCATTCCCAAGGAGATGCTCCCCCTTGTGGATAAGCCGCTCATACAGTACGGTGTCGAGGAGGCGAAGGCCTCCGGGCTCTCGGAGATAGTCATCGTAACGGGCATGGGGAAGACCGCCATAGAGGACCACTTCGACACCTCCTTCGAGCTTGAGAAGCTCCTGCAGGAAAGGGGAAAGAACGAGCTGCTCCGGATGATAGAGAACGTCTCGGGCCTCGTCCATTTCGCCTATACGCGGCAGAAAAAGCCCCTCGGCCTCGGCCACGCCATAAGCATAACCGTGAACCTCATTAATAATGAGCCGTTTGCCGTATTCCTCGGGGACGATATAATTGATTCGAAGGTCCCTGTGATGAAGCAGATGATCGAGGTCAACAGGAAATTCGGCACCTCGGTCCTTGCCGTGCAGAAGGTGCCGAAAAACCAGGCCCATATGTACGGGGTGATAAAGGGGCAGAAGGTTGCGCCGGGCATCTACAAGGTGCTGGACCTTGTAGAGAAGCCGAAGGCCAACCCTCCCTCCAACCTCGCGATAATAGGGCGATATATACTGACTCCGGGCATATTCCCGGCGCTAGATGAGACGAAGCCCGGAAAGGGCGGGGAAATACAGCTTACGGACGCCCTCAAAATACTACTCCGTAGCCAGGACATCTACGCCCTCGAGTTCGAGGGCACAAGGTACGACGCCGGGGACAAGCTCGGCTTTCTAAAGGCGAACATCTCCCTTGCGCTTAAGCGCCCCGAGCTAAAAGGCGACTTGAGGAAGTTCCTCAAGGGCCTGGGCCTCTGA
- a CDS encoding Hsp20/alpha crystallin family protein, producing MAWFQDTFELFMAKFSKKPTKTPVKTEHLNRFLFDCLDEGESFFKPEPITHMPALDMYATQDELVIEVELPGVRREDIDLTMSRDKLIIKSVKFECFEEDKINYVCMERSFGRLFRSIDLPYPVDTARAKAVYRNGILLITLPRVQDKRNSTKKVPVESI from the coding sequence ATGGCATGGTTCCAGGACACTTTTGAGCTATTTATGGCCAAATTCTCCAAAAAACCGACTAAGACGCCCGTTAAGACAGAGCACCTGAACCGCTTCCTTTTCGACTGCCTGGATGAGGGCGAGAGCTTTTTCAAGCCCGAGCCCATAACCCACATGCCGGCCCTCGACATGTACGCCACCCAGGATGAGCTCGTAATCGAGGTCGAGCTCCCGGGTGTCAGGAGGGAAGATATAGACCTGACCATGTCCAGGGACAAGCTCATCATAAAATCCGTAAAGTTTGAGTGCTTCGAAGAGGACAAGATAAACTACGTCTGCATGGAGAGGTCCTTCGGCAGGCTCTTCCGGTCCATAGACCTCCCATACCCGGTGGACACGGCCAGGGCAAAGGCCGTGTACAGGAACGGCATCCTCCTTATAACGCTCCCGAGGGTCCAGGACAAGAGAAACTCTACGAAAAAGGTGCCGGTGGAATCCATTTAA
- the lon gene encoding endopeptidase La codes for MPEDKREEEEQQLEIPDVLPLLPVRDVVIFPFMIVPLFVGRERSINAVDAALTKDRLVFTATQKDISKEDPDPEDLYRAGTVCMIMRMLKLPDGRVKILVQGLSRGNISNFTQTKPNYLVSIEKVEEQHETELSLEVEALMRTVREQLEKLATLGKVVFQEVMMVLDNIADPGRMADLVAANLGLKIDEAQSVLETLDPVKRLEKVNEFLVKELQVAQMQVKIQSQAKEEMDKSQREYYLREQMRAIKNELGDIEEPSEELEEFRDKIKKSKMPQDVEKEAGKQLDRLEMMHPDAAEAALIRTYLEWLVDLPWAKQTKDTLDIEKARKVLDTDHYNLEKVKERILEYLAVRKLQPKTKGPILCFVGPPGVGKTSLGRSIARAMGRNFVRISLGGIKDEAEIRGHRRTYVGALPGRIIQGIKQAGTNNPVFMMDEIDKIGMDFRGDPSSALLEVLDPEQNYAFSDHYLNLPFDLSKVMFITTANMTDPIPEPLLDRMELLNLPGYTEEEKLEIARKFIVPRQIKEHGLSKKLITVQDEAIKKIISQYTREAGLRNLEREVASLCRKVAKKVASGKSALTTVTPKLVQEFLGIPKFLPETEQESEEVGVATGLAWTPVGGEILHIESTIMNGKGQLTLTGHLGDVMKESAHAALSYARSRADLFNLKPDFYKDLDIHIHVPSGAIPKDGPSAGITMAASLISALTQTPLDKGIAMTGEITLRGRVLPVGGIKEKCLAALRAKMTNVIIPERNKKDIEDIPKDIRKKISFIFVKHMDDVLKVVFRKHRLPGGKKPGPRKAKPAGRKHARP; via the coding sequence ATGCCAGAAGATAAAAGAGAAGAAGAGGAGCAGCAGCTCGAGATACCGGACGTACTGCCGCTCCTGCCGGTAAGGGATGTAGTCATATTCCCTTTCATGATAGTGCCTCTTTTCGTGGGCCGGGAGCGCTCCATTAACGCGGTCGACGCGGCGCTTACGAAGGATCGGCTCGTCTTCACGGCGACACAGAAGGACATATCCAAGGAAGACCCGGACCCCGAGGACCTCTACAGGGCCGGGACCGTCTGCATGATAATGAGGATGCTCAAGCTCCCGGACGGCAGGGTCAAGATACTCGTCCAGGGCCTCAGCAGAGGGAACATCTCCAACTTTACCCAGACCAAGCCCAACTACCTCGTCTCCATCGAGAAAGTGGAGGAGCAGCACGAAACAGAGCTTTCCCTCGAGGTAGAGGCCCTCATGAGGACCGTAAGGGAGCAGCTTGAGAAGCTCGCTACCCTCGGCAAGGTCGTCTTCCAGGAAGTTATGATGGTCCTCGACAACATCGCGGACCCGGGCAGGATGGCGGACCTCGTCGCCGCCAACCTCGGCCTGAAAATCGATGAGGCCCAGTCCGTGCTCGAAACGCTCGACCCTGTAAAGAGGCTCGAGAAGGTGAACGAGTTCCTCGTAAAGGAGCTCCAGGTCGCCCAGATGCAGGTGAAGATACAGTCCCAGGCCAAGGAGGAGATGGACAAGAGCCAGCGGGAGTACTACCTCCGCGAGCAGATGAGGGCCATAAAAAACGAGCTCGGCGACATAGAGGAGCCGTCCGAGGAGCTCGAGGAGTTCAGAGACAAGATAAAGAAGTCCAAGATGCCGCAGGATGTCGAGAAGGAGGCCGGGAAACAGCTCGACAGGCTCGAGATGATGCACCCCGACGCGGCCGAGGCCGCCCTTATCCGCACCTATTTAGAATGGCTGGTGGACCTCCCGTGGGCCAAGCAGACCAAGGACACCCTCGACATCGAAAAGGCGAGGAAGGTGCTCGACACCGACCACTATAACCTCGAAAAGGTGAAGGAGAGGATACTCGAGTACCTTGCCGTAAGGAAGCTCCAGCCAAAGACAAAGGGGCCGATACTCTGCTTCGTAGGGCCCCCGGGGGTCGGAAAGACCTCGCTCGGCCGCTCGATAGCAAGGGCGATGGGCAGGAACTTCGTCCGTATCTCGCTTGGCGGCATAAAGGACGAGGCGGAGATACGGGGGCACAGGAGGACCTACGTCGGCGCGCTCCCGGGTCGCATAATACAGGGCATTAAGCAGGCCGGCACAAACAACCCCGTCTTCATGATGGACGAGATAGACAAGATTGGCATGGACTTCAGGGGCGACCCGTCCTCGGCCCTCCTGGAAGTGCTGGATCCCGAGCAGAACTACGCCTTCAGCGACCATTACTTGAACCTTCCCTTCGACCTCTCGAAGGTGATGTTCATAACCACCGCGAACATGACCGACCCTATCCCCGAGCCGCTCCTCGACAGGATGGAGCTCCTCAACCTCCCCGGCTACACCGAGGAGGAGAAGCTCGAGATAGCTCGTAAGTTCATCGTGCCCCGCCAGATAAAGGAGCACGGCCTCTCTAAAAAGCTCATCACCGTTCAGGACGAGGCCATAAAGAAGATAATATCCCAGTACACGAGGGAAGCCGGGCTTCGAAATCTCGAGCGTGAAGTGGCCTCGCTTTGCAGGAAGGTCGCGAAGAAGGTGGCCTCAGGCAAATCCGCACTTACGACTGTCACGCCGAAGCTCGTACAGGAGTTCCTCGGCATACCAAAATTCCTCCCCGAGACCGAGCAAGAGTCCGAGGAGGTCGGTGTCGCCACAGGCCTTGCGTGGACGCCTGTCGGAGGCGAGATACTCCACATAGAGTCGACGATAATGAACGGCAAGGGGCAGCTTACGCTTACCGGCCACCTCGGGGATGTCATGAAGGAGAGCGCGCACGCGGCCCTCTCATACGCCCGGTCGAGGGCCGACCTCTTTAACCTGAAGCCCGACTTCTACAAGGATCTCGACATACACATCCATGTGCCTTCCGGCGCAATACCAAAGGACGGCCCGTCAGCCGGGATAACGATGGCAGCCTCCCTCATATCGGCGCTTACCCAGACGCCTCTTGATAAGGGGATCGCCATGACCGGCGAAATAACCTTAAGGGGAAGGGTGCTCCCGGTCGGCGGCATAAAGGAGAAGTGCCTTGCCGCGCTAAGGGCCAAGATGACCAACGTCATCATCCCCGAGCGGAATAAAAAAGACATAGAAGACATACCCAAGGACATAAGGAAAAAGATAAGCTTCATCTTCGTAAAGCACATGGACGACGTCCTGAAGGTAGTGTTCAGGAAGCACAGGCTCCCCGGCGGGAAAAAGCCAGGGCCGAGAAAGGCCAAGCCCGCGGGCCGGAAGCACGCAAGGCCCTGA
- the thiL gene encoding thiamine-phosphate kinase has translation MRLKDIGEDALIGAIAKRFAARHPRLTKGIGDDACVIRELGGRVLLATTDVLIEDTHFKRSYTPPRLLGRKALSISLSDIAAMGGEPLFFLVSIALPPDTDKGFVDGLYDGLGDAGGKSKCLLIGGNTAKSRHGITVSTTVFGEAPANEVAYRKGARAGDLVFVTGELGSSALGLWALGARGKAAAKGPYRGSVAKHLDPEPRLTAGKALAASGLASSMMDLSDGLALDLKRLCIESGRAAVVNISSLPASKELQKFGRQAGRRRMFEFALTGGEDYELLFTSPESNLKSLSRLSRRLSLPFTPIGRIVPAKSAVRAVTVLDEDGSPVALGREGFEHF, from the coding sequence ATGCGCCTTAAGGACATAGGCGAGGACGCCCTCATAGGGGCCATTGCGAAGCGGTTTGCCGCCCGGCATCCGCGCCTTACCAAGGGCATCGGCGACGATGCCTGCGTTATAAGGGAGCTCGGCGGCAGGGTCCTCCTTGCCACCACAGACGTCCTTATCGAGGACACCCATTTCAAGAGGAGCTACACCCCTCCCCGTCTTTTAGGCAGGAAGGCCCTTTCGATATCCCTCTCGGACATAGCCGCAATGGGCGGAGAGCCCCTTTTCTTCCTCGTCTCCATCGCGCTTCCGCCGGATACGGACAAGGGCTTCGTCGACGGGCTCTATGACGGCCTCGGTGACGCGGGCGGGAAGAGTAAGTGCCTGCTTATCGGCGGCAACACGGCAAAGTCCAGGCACGGGATAACGGTTTCGACGACCGTCTTCGGAGAGGCGCCTGCCAATGAAGTGGCATATAGAAAAGGCGCTCGGGCCGGGGACCTCGTATTCGTGACAGGCGAGCTCGGCTCTTCCGCACTCGGCCTGTGGGCGCTCGGCGCGCGAGGGAAAGCGGCGGCAAAAGGGCCTTACAGGGGATCCGTGGCAAAGCACCTCGACCCCGAGCCGCGCCTTACAGCCGGAAAAGCGCTCGCGGCCTCCGGGCTTGCGTCATCGATGATGGATTTAAGCGACGGGCTGGCCCTTGACCTTAAAAGGCTCTGCATCGAGAGCGGCCGGGCCGCGGTCGTCAACATTAGCTCTCTCCCGGCCTCGAAAGAGCTTCAGAAATTCGGCAGACAGGCTGGGCGGAGGCGCATGTTCGAGTTCGCCCTTACGGGCGGAGAGGACTATGAGCTCCTTTTCACCTCTCCTGAAAGCAACCTGAAAAGCCTTTCCAGGCTGTCCAGGAGGCTTTCGCTCCCGTTCACGCCCATCGGGAGGATAGTCCCGGCAAAAAGTGCGGTAAGGGCCGTTACGGTATTAGACGAGGACGGAAGCCCTGTCGCGCTCGGAAGAGAGGGGTTCGAGCACTTCTGA
- a CDS encoding methyl-accepting chemotaxis protein translates to MDLKETYNTAETGERRVLAIRIPIGYKFILGFIAVVAAAAFVPGIVEKLEIAEWMKQPLSFLVAILTGLVLGSIFTRNLTRDFNRIAAIAGKISKGDLSGAGELDSGEARLIKDEIAELAQAVSLMSESLKTLVMQIKSTASDLSEAQESFSSVVARGHETSKDVISGASDIFNGALEQANHIGDASHTVKAMAELADDVADRVTESANASQRVNSMVQRGATAATSAMEKMETIFRGIENTEGAAIRLKDKLGDIPRILDVITHISRQTDLLALNATIEASKAGEHGRGFAIVAEEVRRFADNTNNSVEDVSSIVKDLRIEVERVVASASEGTANLKGGRDDLRKIREILVEITNYSSEVAEKATVILGLTQKQKEKAEKTVEIIEQVAKIARENVASTERVESAVERHGAAISETLAASEKLSGLSKDLRAVVARFTL, encoded by the coding sequence ATGGATTTGAAAGAGACATATAATACCGCCGAAACTGGAGAAAGGCGGGTCCTGGCCATAAGGATACCCATAGGATACAAGTTCATACTCGGCTTCATCGCGGTGGTCGCGGCCGCGGCATTCGTGCCTGGCATCGTCGAAAAGCTCGAAATAGCCGAGTGGATGAAGCAGCCACTGAGCTTCCTCGTCGCCATCCTCACAGGGCTCGTCCTGGGCTCAATATTTACGCGGAATTTGACGAGAGACTTCAACCGCATCGCAGCCATAGCAGGAAAGATAAGCAAGGGCGACCTTTCCGGCGCGGGCGAGCTCGATTCAGGCGAGGCCCGGCTTATAAAGGACGAGATAGCGGAGCTCGCCCAGGCGGTCTCCCTCATGTCCGAAAGCCTTAAGACCCTTGTCATGCAGATAAAGTCCACCGCCTCGGACCTCTCCGAGGCCCAGGAATCGTTCTCGTCGGTCGTGGCCAGGGGGCACGAGACCTCGAAAGACGTCATATCCGGCGCCTCCGATATCTTTAACGGCGCGCTCGAACAGGCCAACCACATAGGCGACGCCTCCCATACCGTAAAGGCAATGGCGGAGCTCGCGGACGACGTGGCCGACCGGGTGACCGAGAGCGCTAACGCCTCGCAGAGGGTGAACTCCATGGTGCAGAGGGGCGCGACCGCGGCCACCTCGGCGATGGAGAAGATGGAGACTATCTTCAGGGGCATCGAGAACACCGAGGGGGCGGCCATACGCCTGAAAGACAAGCTCGGCGACATACCCAGGATACTCGACGTCATAACGCACATATCGAGGCAGACCGACCTCCTGGCGCTAAACGCCACAATAGAGGCCTCAAAGGCCGGAGAGCACGGCAGGGGATTCGCCATAGTCGCGGAGGAGGTCAGGAGGTTTGCGGACAACACCAATAACAGCGTGGAAGACGTCTCCTCCATAGTAAAAGACCTCCGGATAGAGGTCGAGCGGGTCGTGGCCTCCGCGAGCGAGGGGACCGCGAATCTCAAGGGAGGCAGGGACGACCTCCGAAAGATACGCGAGATACTCGTTGAAATAACCAACTACTCCTCGGAAGTGGCCGAGAAGGCCACGGTGATACTGGGCCTTACGCAGAAGCAGAAGGAAAAAGCGGAAAAGACCGTGGAGATAATCGAGCAGGTGGCCAAGATAGCCCGCGAAAACGTCGCCTCGACCGAACGGGTCGAGTCGGCCGTCGAGAGGCACGGGGCGGCTATAAGCGAGACCCTTGCCGCGTCGGAGAAGCTCTCCGGGCTTTCAAAAGACCTCCGGGCCGTGGTCGCCAGGTTCACTCTTTGA
- a CDS encoding chemotaxis protein CheW has translation MVIDLDCGRYALETSAVAGVVEKERLPFLPGGRGFASGIISFRNEPVTVIDLPAALGDFGSRQPSSHKVIVLKEKGRVLGVDIGDSGVSFLWDEDIEGKVTKEKGLYTFGRINAGGRPIDIIDWPALYDETLRMLSAEDDAAKESPDSR, from the coding sequence TTGGTAATAGACCTGGACTGCGGCAGATACGCGCTCGAGACGAGCGCGGTCGCAGGGGTGGTGGAAAAAGAGAGGCTCCCGTTCCTCCCCGGCGGGAGGGGGTTCGCTTCCGGTATAATCTCCTTCAGGAACGAGCCCGTTACGGTGATAGACCTTCCGGCCGCACTTGGCGATTTCGGTTCAAGGCAGCCCTCCTCGCACAAGGTAATCGTGCTCAAGGAAAAAGGGCGCGTCCTGGGGGTGGACATAGGGGACTCAGGGGTCTCCTTCCTCTGGGACGAGGATATCGAGGGCAAGGTAACAAAAGAGAAGGGCCTCTATACCTTTGGAAGGATAAACGCCGGGGGCCGGCCCATCGACATTATCGACTGGCCGGCCCTCTACGACGAGACGCTAAGGATGCTTTCAGCTGAAGACGATGCCGCCAAAGAGAGTCCTGATAGCAGATGA
- a CDS encoding response regulator, with translation MPPKRVLIADDTEFFRAALKDILARAGYEVVGEASNGAEAVELAGRLRPDLVILDVVMPAKNGLEAARAISSLNLPIKIVMCTSLGYEPIVEEALKAGASGYIIKPPSESKVLAALKGL, from the coding sequence ATGCCGCCAAAGAGAGTCCTGATAGCAGATGACACCGAGTTCTTCAGGGCCGCCCTGAAGGACATACTGGCCAGGGCCGGATACGAGGTGGTCGGCGAGGCCTCGAACGGGGCCGAAGCGGTCGAGCTCGCCGGAAGGCTCAGGCCCGATCTCGTCATACTCGACGTTGTCATGCCGGCAAAGAACGGCCTCGAGGCCGCCAGGGCCATATCCTCGCTCAACCTGCCGATCAAGATAGTCATGTGCACTTCGCTCGGCTACGAGCCCATAGTGGAGGAGGCTCTAAAGGCGGGGGCATCGGGCTATATAATCAAACCCCCTTCCGAATCAAAGGTCCTGGCAGCCCTGAAAGGCCTTTAG